A single Ignavibacteriales bacterium DNA region contains:
- a CDS encoding HIT family protein, translated as MDCIFCKIIDRSAPAEILYETDTVISFLDILPVNLGHALVVPKGHYRDLTEVPAVILGELFSTVQRLSPVITGAVQAEGFNIIGNNGRAAGQTVFHCHIHIIPRYHDDKGRFRRPQFLQYNNGSFREYGKNLRESIKKESSTWKEK; from the coding sequence ATGGATTGTATTTTTTGTAAAATAATTGACCGCAGTGCTCCGGCAGAAATCCTGTATGAAACGGATACAGTAATCAGTTTTCTTGACATCCTGCCGGTAAATCTCGGGCATGCACTGGTGGTTCCCAAAGGCCACTATCGTGATTTAACAGAAGTACCGGCCGTAATACTGGGAGAACTATTCAGCACAGTGCAGCGGCTGAGCCCGGTTATCACAGGTGCGGTGCAGGCTGAAGGATTTAACATAATCGGCAATAATGGCAGGGCAGCCGGTCAGACGGTATTTCACTGCCACATTCACATCATCCCCCGTTATCATGATGATAAAGGGCGGTTCAGAAGACCGCAGTTTTTACAGTACAATAACGGATCATTCAGAGAATACGGAAAGAATCTCCGCGAAAGCATTAAAAAGGAGTCATCTACATGGAAAGAAAAATAA
- a CDS encoding AMP-binding protein — translation MAKKYDLFTVPEISSIQDMLVRSARVYGNKTALKDLNPTPVPEVSYEGLLNSVRHFGEGLRSLGIPERTHIALIGENRTQWGIAYLTAMCYNFVIVPIDRNLSPNEILNILYESDSEAVIFSEMFYQLFSDKGESIKRLKHFICMDKVQPGDGFLKMMDLIETGSRASSHTLPAINADDVAEIIFTSGSLGRAKGVMLTQKNLTANLMAMTKMINIRSEDRFLSVLPIHHTYECTCGFLCPMYCGSTVYYARSLKTVVEDLQASQATILLAVPLLYDKMFKKIHKGITEDKVKSKIVPPLIKVAGALESVGWKSARKKIFKELHARFGGAVRLFIAGGAAPDPAVAKGLREFGFHFVQGYGLTETAPILALNREDAFKDDAAGLPLPGIQIKIHNPDADGVGEIYAQGPSVMPGYYKNEAMTKDTFDGPWFKTGDLGYIDQDGFLHISGRKKNVIISKSGKNVFPEEIEDILKRSPFILESLVYGEEDEKHDEIIAVQIVPEAEALIELAESKQTSITPEFINKVIGDVVREANKELSSYKQIRKFYIREKEFEKTTTQKIKRYLVQSTTPAE, via the coding sequence ATGGCTAAAAAGTATGATCTTTTTACGGTTCCTGAGATTTCTTCTATTCAGGATATGCTTGTCAGGTCTGCCAGGGTGTATGGCAATAAAACCGCGCTGAAGGATCTGAATCCGACACCGGTTCCTGAAGTTTCTTATGAAGGACTTCTCAATTCGGTCCGCCATTTTGGGGAAGGGTTGAGGTCACTGGGGATTCCTGAGAGGACTCACATTGCTCTCATCGGGGAAAACCGCACCCAGTGGGGAATTGCCTACCTGACCGCAATGTGCTACAATTTCGTGATTGTCCCGATAGACCGGAATCTTTCTCCTAATGAGATTCTGAACATCCTTTATGAGTCAGACAGTGAAGCGGTTATTTTCTCTGAGATGTTTTACCAGCTTTTTTCTGATAAGGGAGAGTCCATAAAACGGCTAAAACACTTCATTTGCATGGATAAGGTACAGCCCGGAGATGGGTTCCTGAAAATGATGGATTTGATTGAAACCGGTTCCCGTGCATCTTCACACACGCTTCCTGCAATTAATGCGGATGATGTTGCTGAGATTATCTTTACTTCCGGCTCACTTGGCCGTGCAAAAGGGGTAATGCTTACACAGAAAAATCTGACCGCCAACCTTATGGCAATGACCAAGATGATTAACATCCGCAGTGAAGACAGGTTCCTTTCGGTGCTTCCGATTCATCATACCTATGAGTGCACATGCGGATTTCTCTGTCCGATGTATTGCGGCTCAACGGTATATTATGCACGTTCACTCAAAACCGTGGTTGAAGATCTGCAGGCCTCGCAAGCCACAATTCTGCTTGCGGTTCCTCTATTGTACGATAAGATGTTTAAGAAAATCCACAAGGGTATTACAGAGGATAAAGTTAAAAGCAAGATTGTACCTCCGCTGATTAAAGTTGCCGGAGCATTGGAATCGGTTGGATGGAAATCAGCCCGCAAGAAAATATTTAAAGAGCTTCACGCCCGGTTTGGCGGAGCAGTTCGTCTCTTTATTGCGGGAGGGGCTGCACCTGATCCGGCAGTTGCAAAGGGGCTGCGGGAATTTGGCTTCCACTTTGTGCAGGGATATGGCCTGACTGAAACAGCACCGATTCTTGCACTAAACCGTGAAGATGCATTCAAGGATGATGCAGCAGGTCTGCCACTGCCGGGAATTCAGATAAAGATACACAATCCGGACGCGGACGGAGTCGGAGAGATATATGCACAGGGTCCGTCTGTGATGCCAGGTTACTACAAAAACGAAGCGATGACCAAAGATACTTTTGACGGACCATGGTTCAAGACCGGTGATCTCGGATATATAGACCAAGACGGATTCCTGCATATAAGCGGAAGGAAGAAAAATGTTATCATCTCAAAGAGCGGAAAAAATGTCTTCCCGGAAGAGATTGAGGATATACTGAAACGGAGCCCGTTTATCCTTGAGTCATTGGTTTATGGCGAAGAGGATGAAAAGCATGATGAGATTATTGCTGTGCAGATTGTCCCCGAAGCAGAAGCGCTGATCGAACTTGCAGAATCAAAGCAAACCTCCATAACGCCGGAGTTCATTAATAAGGTGATCGGTGACGTGGTTAGGGAAGCGAACAAGGAACTCTCATCCTACAAACAGATCAGGAAGTTCTATATCCGTGAGAAAGAGTTCGAAAAAACCACAACACAGAAGATTAAGCGTTACTTAGTGCAGTCAACCACACCCGCAGAGTAA
- a CDS encoding pyridoxal-phosphate dependent enzyme, with translation MPPRISLAFLPTPVQKITYKDYPLIIKRDDLTGMETTGNKIRKLEYILADALARKAEIIFTTGGEQSNHARATVAACRSLGLDVKLFLWGEPKEEVTGNIFIDRFLGADIRYLSYEEFLRSEEIMKEEAEKLAAEGKKVYIVPEGGSSSEGITGYIRFWDELESQMNLAGLDEVYVAAGSGGTVSGLLIGAALKDIPVKINAVSVLYEASVLEKKVMHILESFIAAYAPDMRLPLHQFEIIGGYSAEGYKQISNEKVTVLKDFAMKTGIILDPVYTGKAFFALQDRCINGGEKKNILFLHTGGLFGVFEKNREYLQL, from the coding sequence ATGCCTCCCAGAATATCACTGGCATTTCTGCCGACACCGGTTCAGAAGATTACGTATAAAGATTATCCTCTGATCATAAAGAGGGATGACCTGACCGGAATGGAGACAACCGGAAACAAAATCAGAAAACTGGAATATATCCTTGCTGATGCGTTAGCCCGAAAAGCCGAAATCATCTTTACCACAGGCGGGGAGCAATCCAACCATGCCCGTGCCACCGTGGCAGCGTGCCGGTCACTCGGACTGGATGTAAAACTTTTCCTTTGGGGAGAGCCGAAAGAGGAAGTAACGGGTAATATATTTATAGACCGTTTTCTCGGAGCAGATATCAGGTATCTGAGTTATGAAGAATTCCTCCGTTCGGAAGAGATCATGAAAGAAGAAGCCGAGAAACTGGCGGCGGAAGGCAAAAAAGTATATATTGTGCCTGAGGGGGGGTCTTCGTCTGAAGGCATTACCGGATATATACGATTCTGGGATGAACTGGAGTCACAGATGAATCTTGCCGGGCTTGATGAGGTGTATGTCGCGGCCGGCTCAGGGGGAACGGTATCTGGACTGCTGATTGGTGCCGCGCTGAAGGATATTCCGGTAAAGATTAACGCAGTTTCAGTTCTCTATGAGGCTTCTGTTCTTGAGAAAAAGGTAATGCATATTCTGGAAAGCTTTATTGCTGCTTACGCACCTGATATGAGGCTGCCGTTGCATCAGTTTGAGATTATCGGGGGGTACTCCGCGGAGGGATACAAGCAGATAAGCAATGAGAAAGTTACCGTCCTGAAAGATTTTGCCATGAAGACCGGCATCATCCTTGATCCGGTTTACACTGGCAAGGCATTCTTCGCCTTGCAGGACAGGTGTATTAACGGCGGTGAAAAGAAAAATATCCTTTTCCTGCACACAGGGGGACTTTTTGGTGTTTTTGAGAAGAACCGTGAATATCTGCAGCTCTGA
- a CDS encoding cobalamin B12-binding domain-containing protein, giving the protein MERKIRVIVAKAGLDGHDRGAKVIASALRDAGMEVIYTGLRQTPEMIVEAAIQEDVDVIGISILSGAHMTIFPKIRQLMNEKGLTDVLLTGGGIIPDDDIAELEKLGVGKIFTPGAPTHEISAYIKEWCSVNQRY; this is encoded by the coding sequence ATGGAAAGAAAAATAAGAGTAATTGTTGCAAAAGCAGGGCTGGACGGTCACGACCGGGGCGCAAAAGTGATTGCATCCGCGCTGCGCGACGCAGGCATGGAAGTTATATATACCGGACTGAGGCAGACTCCGGAAATGATTGTTGAGGCGGCAATTCAGGAAGATGTTGATGTGATAGGCATCAGCATTCTTTCAGGCGCGCACATGACAATTTTCCCGAAGATCAGGCAGCTCATGAATGAAAAGGGGCTTACTGATGTTCTCCTGACCGGCGGCGGCATTATACCTGATGATGATATAGCAGAACTTGAAAAACTTGGCGTCGGAAAGATATTTACTCCCGGCGCGCCTACACATGAAATATCCGCATATATAAAGGAATGGTGTTCAGTTAATCAGCGTTACTGA
- a CDS encoding choice-of-anchor D domain-containing protein — translation MRVLSLIVVLSAALFSQSLVQTIPLPRYAYMDQGYGLVYHDGKLWMSSGSSSPTTNRGKIVSLDLNGTVLDSFNINYPTINTSQGLAFDGTNFWYVERKTARCDLFKVSPTGTVLDSIPIASAGGTTSWYLGGAAWDGQGLWVSLYSPDASAGLYKIDVTAKTILDTIPVFGLQPQGIAVRGDTLFYVMDGFQNDPEKIYAVDLATEDTLFSFRVPEQPGVRQNPRGLAWDGSHLWLMAEPVGASTGRALFKYDLGGTGTPAISVLTANFNFMNVQVDSIKKVTATLKNFGTANLVLDSISISNPAFTISITQWPVTIKPDSFYYFDIFFKPSAAVSYSDSLLIYHNDPNFAFSKIKFTGTGVYTAPYITFNQDAFNLGARRVGSTSSFMLTIKNDGSAPLEIDSLRLLTPDFYFEKQPGQVNIDSLNSWTGRLWFKPTQYKDYADTIMVYSNASNGALKKIILTASGAPFDSTLGNIVWQGVVPDNPGTNFDDYTARMIKRIKDINEDGVDDIIVTTDNYYVVAYNGNSSVTADVLWTFRTNPNNNNTGNVDQYEAFQIAEDINGDGIQDVVVGTAGGNEFVYALSGRDGSKLWEYGDSINYSNGDIMGVDVKRDVTGDGIPDVYVSASGNETSFEGRFSVYLLNGATGAEMWRIDQSATRKLKYGIVSTQDGGAVGSRVSGGTPGEIIGFDSLGNVTWAYPTISGPWGIDEIENIGGLPTTDIIAGDINGNVYAISGDAGVELWKTNIGNVFIEDLFVVPDINGSGVDDIMISALTPNFYVLEGSTGAQIVATRTTGNNLGVGLLGDMNADSIPEFGVASLDGKVYIYNGRGGDPNPLFTFTAGTGNSTAPETVWKMGDLDGNGSNEFAVGTRDGRVFAFSGGTDVIVVSLRSNHEILPDEFYLAQNYPNPFNPETKIGFRIPVETKASLKIYDVLGREVMQIFNEQLKPGYYEYLLDASSLASGVYLYSLITDQQTLTRKMIMLK, via the coding sequence ATGAGGGTGCTTTCTCTCATCGTTGTACTTTCAGCAGCTCTGTTCTCTCAGAGTCTCGTGCAAACCATACCTCTGCCCAGGTATGCTTATATGGATCAGGGTTACGGGCTGGTCTATCATGACGGAAAACTATGGATGTCTTCCGGATCAAGCTCGCCAACCACCAACCGGGGAAAGATTGTTTCACTCGATCTTAACGGTACGGTGCTAGATTCATTCAATATCAATTATCCCACAATTAACACGTCGCAGGGACTGGCGTTTGACGGTACCAACTTCTGGTATGTTGAACGAAAGACAGCCCGGTGCGATCTTTTTAAAGTATCCCCGACCGGAACGGTACTTGACTCAATCCCCATTGCATCAGCGGGAGGCACTACCTCCTGGTATCTCGGCGGCGCTGCATGGGACGGCCAGGGATTGTGGGTATCACTTTACTCACCTGATGCATCAGCAGGATTATATAAAATTGATGTAACAGCCAAAACGATTCTTGATACCATACCGGTATTCGGACTTCAGCCGCAGGGTATTGCCGTAAGGGGCGATACACTTTTTTACGTGATGGATGGATTCCAGAATGATCCTGAAAAGATTTATGCCGTTGATCTTGCCACTGAAGATACGCTCTTTTCTTTCAGGGTACCTGAGCAGCCAGGTGTGAGACAGAATCCGCGCGGTCTTGCATGGGATGGCAGTCACCTCTGGCTGATGGCTGAGCCGGTAGGGGCCTCCACCGGCAGAGCATTGTTTAAGTATGATCTTGGCGGTACAGGTACGCCGGCAATTTCAGTGCTGACCGCTAATTTTAATTTTATGAATGTGCAAGTGGACTCAATAAAAAAAGTAACTGCAACGCTTAAAAACTTCGGCACGGCAAATCTTGTACTTGATTCCATAAGCATCAGCAATCCGGCATTTACCATAAGCATAACGCAGTGGCCGGTAACCATAAAACCGGACAGTTTCTATTATTTCGATATATTCTTCAAACCCTCGGCAGCAGTGAGTTACTCTGATTCGCTGCTCATCTACCACAATGATCCGAATTTTGCGTTCAGCAAGATTAAATTCACGGGTACCGGAGTATATACTGCCCCCTATATAACATTTAATCAGGACGCGTTTAATCTTGGCGCCAGAAGAGTAGGCAGCACTTCCTCATTTATGCTTACTATAAAAAACGACGGCTCCGCGCCTCTGGAGATTGATTCACTGCGGCTGCTTACTCCGGATTTCTATTTCGAAAAACAGCCGGGGCAGGTGAATATAGATTCGCTGAACTCCTGGACAGGACGTTTATGGTTTAAGCCAACGCAGTACAAAGATTACGCTGATACCATAATGGTTTACAGCAACGCATCAAACGGCGCTCTCAAGAAAATCATTCTCACAGCATCGGGAGCCCCGTTTGACTCCACGCTCGGTAATATCGTCTGGCAGGGTGTTGTGCCTGATAATCCAGGAACTAACTTTGATGACTACACTGCCAGGATGATAAAGAGGATAAAGGACATCAACGAAGATGGCGTGGATGATATCATTGTAACCACGGATAACTATTATGTGGTTGCATATAACGGGAACAGTTCCGTTACGGCAGATGTTCTCTGGACCTTCAGGACCAATCCCAATAACAACAATACCGGTAATGTTGATCAGTACGAAGCATTTCAGATTGCTGAAGATATAAACGGCGATGGTATTCAGGATGTGGTTGTCGGCACAGCCGGCGGCAATGAGTTTGTTTATGCGCTCAGCGGCCGGGACGGTTCAAAACTCTGGGAGTATGGAGACTCCATTAATTATTCAAACGGGGATATCATGGGAGTTGATGTAAAACGCGATGTTACCGGTGACGGAATTCCCGATGTTTACGTAAGCGCCAGCGGAAATGAAACTTCATTTGAAGGAAGATTTTCTGTCTATCTCCTCAACGGAGCGACCGGTGCAGAGATGTGGCGGATTGATCAGAGCGCAACCCGGAAACTGAAATATGGCATTGTGTCAACACAGGATGGCGGTGCTGTCGGCTCAAGAGTATCCGGCGGTACTCCGGGTGAAATTATAGGATTTGATTCGCTTGGTAATGTCACCTGGGCTTACCCGACTATCTCAGGTCCATGGGGAATTGATGAGATAGAAAATATCGGGGGACTGCCCACAACTGATATTATTGCCGGCGATATTAACGGCAACGTCTATGCCATCAGCGGTGACGCAGGTGTTGAACTGTGGAAAACAAATATCGGCAATGTGTTCATTGAAGATTTGTTTGTGGTGCCTGATATCAACGGCTCCGGTGTGGATGACATTATGATATCAGCGCTTACGCCAAACTTCTATGTGCTTGAAGGATCAACCGGTGCACAGATTGTCGCCACCCGTACCACCGGCAATAACCTTGGCGTCGGTCTTCTTGGTGATATGAATGCAGACAGTATTCCTGAATTCGGCGTAGCATCACTTGACGGAAAAGTATATATATATAACGGACGCGGCGGTGACCCCAATCCGCTGTTTACCTTTACCGCGGGAACCGGCAACAGCACCGCGCCGGAAACCGTCTGGAAGATGGGTGATCTTGACGGCAACGGCTCAAATGAGTTCGCCGTTGGTACCCGTGACGGCCGTGTATTTGCTTTCTCAGGCGGTACTGATGTGATTGTTGTATCTCTCAGATCGAACCATGAGATTCTTCCTGATGAGTTTTATCTGGCTCAGAACTATCCGAATCCGTTTAACCCGGAAACGAAGATTGGATTCAGAATACCGGTTGAAACCAAAGCATCACTCAAAATATACGATGTGCTTGGCAGGGAAGTCATGCAAATCTTTAACGAGCAGCTAAAGCCCGGATATTATGAGTATCTGCTTGATGCATCATCACTTGCAAGCGGAGTATATCTCTATTCACTCATTACTGATCAGCAGACCCTCACGCGCAAGATGATAATGCTGAAATAA